In Aquipuribacter hungaricus, a genomic segment contains:
- a CDS encoding alpha/beta hydrolase, translating into RRTGAVGVAGRDADQVRASRGPARSRTARAVQALVLGAPSPRVRVHRRATWSGVPVAVHTPPVVPGTVLPVVVHLHGGGWAQGGIDDTPWWVAALAEALPAVVVSVGYRLAPEHPFPAAVDDCLEAVRWVAASPGAVGSGSRVRTDRVALVGDSAGANLAAVTSARLRDEPLPGDPRVVHQGLVYPATDARLLTGSMAANAHAPVLGRADVDRFLELYTDGTGVDVEDPRLSPLLAASHAGLPPTTVLTAEHDPLRDDGRLYAERLAAAGVRVRLTDYPGAVHGFLSLAGLDQVRSRQAVAELVAAIRPDLCGAPAGGPDDGPGGRPDGPTGLLSADVRADG; encoded by the coding sequence CGGCGGACGGGGGCGGTCGGCGTCGCCGGCCGCGACGCCGACCAGGTGCGGGCGTCCCGCGGGCCCGCCCGGTCGCGGACGGCACGCGCCGTGCAGGCCCTGGTGCTCGGTGCCCCCTCCCCCCGGGTGCGGGTGCACCGGCGCGCGACGTGGTCCGGCGTCCCGGTGGCGGTCCACACCCCGCCGGTGGTGCCGGGCACGGTGCTGCCCGTCGTCGTCCACCTGCACGGGGGCGGGTGGGCCCAGGGCGGCATCGACGACACGCCCTGGTGGGTGGCGGCCCTGGCGGAGGCGCTGCCCGCCGTGGTCGTGTCGGTCGGCTACCGGCTCGCCCCCGAGCACCCGTTCCCCGCCGCGGTCGACGACTGCCTCGAGGCCGTCCGGTGGGTGGCCGCCTCCCCCGGCGCCGTGGGGTCCGGCTCGCGGGTCCGTACCGACCGGGTCGCGCTCGTCGGCGACAGCGCGGGTGCCAACCTCGCCGCCGTCACCTCGGCCCGGCTGCGCGACGAGCCGCTCCCGGGCGACCCCCGCGTCGTCCACCAGGGGCTGGTGTACCCGGCGACGGACGCCAGGCTGCTCACCGGCTCGATGGCGGCCAACGCCCACGCGCCGGTCCTGGGCCGCGCGGACGTCGACCGCTTCCTCGAGCTGTACACCGACGGCACGGGGGTCGACGTCGAGGACCCCCGGCTGTCGCCGCTGCTCGCCGCCTCGCACGCGGGCCTGCCGCCGACGACGGTGCTCACCGCCGAGCACGACCCGTTGCGCGACGACGGCCGCCTCTACGCCGAGCGGCTGGCCGCGGCGGGCGTCCGGGTCCGGCTCACCGACTACCCCGGTGCGGTGCACGGCTTCCTCAGCCTGGCCGGCCTCGACCAGGTCCGCAGCCGGCAGGCCGTGGCCGAGCTGGTCGCCGCGATCAGGCCGGACCTGTGCGGTGCGCCCGCCGGTGGGCCGGACGACGGGCCCGGCGGTCGACCTGACGGACCGACCGGTCTGCTGTCCGCCGACGTGCGTGCCGACGGCTGA